A region of Piscinibacter gummiphilus DNA encodes the following proteins:
- a CDS encoding sensor histidine kinase — protein MRVRWRDTLFRRLFVLMCLALVGSHLVALAWMSRTPEPPAGLPPPAAGPSTWRGPSLPPRLDAGERLFIGPWVDPWPLGAAAAAPPPSRWEAWGPRVLDVLLRGLVIAVAAWWGARWLCGPMHRLAAASQGLADSIGRHERVPALDEGPGTEEVQETARRFNAMARRLDAQFKERGLFVAAISHDLRAPLARVRMRLETWEHEPLLRRCIADVQEMNDMIDAVLEVFRAEGVAEPVRRTDVTALARALRDDLVEQGHRATLRGPVAMAPLQPAALRRALSNLMGNAVRHGGRADVSVRLTDTEIVVHIDDAGPGIPESQLQAVFEPFYRANRERAGAGLGLYIARELVQRQGGRLTLQNRSEGGLRASVALPRETPRLLG, from the coding sequence ATGAGGGTGCGCTGGCGGGACACGCTGTTCCGGCGCCTCTTCGTGCTGATGTGCCTTGCCCTCGTGGGGAGCCACCTCGTGGCGCTCGCGTGGATGTCGCGCACGCCGGAGCCGCCGGCCGGCCTGCCGCCGCCCGCGGCGGGGCCCTCCACGTGGCGGGGCCCGTCACTGCCGCCGCGGCTCGATGCCGGCGAGCGGCTCTTCATCGGCCCGTGGGTGGACCCGTGGCCGCTCGGCGCCGCGGCGGCCGCGCCGCCGCCGTCCCGGTGGGAGGCCTGGGGCCCGCGCGTCCTCGACGTGCTGCTGCGCGGCCTCGTGATCGCCGTGGCCGCGTGGTGGGGCGCCCGCTGGCTGTGCGGCCCGATGCACCGCCTCGCCGCCGCGAGCCAGGGCCTCGCCGATTCGATCGGCCGCCATGAACGGGTGCCGGCGCTGGACGAGGGGCCGGGTACGGAGGAAGTGCAGGAGACCGCGCGGCGCTTCAACGCGATGGCCCGCCGGCTCGACGCCCAGTTCAAGGAGCGGGGCCTGTTCGTGGCCGCGATCTCGCACGACCTGCGCGCGCCCCTCGCGCGGGTGCGCATGCGCCTCGAGACCTGGGAGCACGAGCCGCTGCTGCGCCGGTGCATCGCCGACGTGCAGGAGATGAACGACATGATCGACGCGGTGCTCGAGGTGTTCCGCGCCGAGGGCGTGGCGGAACCGGTGCGCCGCACCGACGTGACGGCGCTCGCGCGGGCGCTGCGCGACGACCTCGTCGAGCAGGGCCACCGGGCGACCCTGCGCGGGCCGGTGGCGATGGCGCCGCTGCAGCCGGCCGCGTTGCGCCGGGCACTGTCGAACCTGATGGGCAATGCGGTGCGGCATGGCGGCCGCGCGGACGTGAGCGTGCGGCTGACCGACACCGAGATCGTGGTGCACATCGACGACGCCGGCCCCGGCATTCCCGAGAGCCAGCTGCAGGCCGTGTTCGAGCCGTTCTATCGCGCGAACCGCGAGCGCGCGGGCGCCGGCCTCGGCCTCTACATCGCCCGCGAGCTGGTGCAGCGGCAGGGCGGACGGCTGACGCTGCAGAACCGCTCCGAAGGCGGGCTGCGCGCGTCGGTGGCGCTGCCGCGCGAAACCCCCCGCCTGCTCGGGTGA
- the rfaE1 gene encoding D-glycero-beta-D-manno-heptose-7-phosphate kinase yields the protein MTHPAHPVSRERVAAARVLVVGDAMLDRYWFGAVERISPEAPVPVVRVNREEERLGGAANVALNTKTVGAQATLLTVVGDDEPARKLQQLLEKEGVSTLLGHDPQLYTIVKLRVIGRAQQLIRIDFENAPDHEVLHGMLADFERVLPGYDAVLFSDYGKGGLTHIPRMIELARAAGKPVLVDPKGSDYTRYAGATAITPNRAELAQVIGTWRNEADLHERAEKLRVELGLEGLVLTRSEEGMSLFDAAGHTQVPAQAREVFDVTGAGDTVIATLAVMLAAGLPLREAMPIANRAGSIVVGKFGTASVSYDELFPGASA from the coding sequence ATGACCCATCCCGCTCATCCCGTCTCTCGCGAGCGAGTCGCGGCCGCCCGCGTGCTGGTGGTCGGCGACGCCATGCTCGACCGCTACTGGTTTGGTGCCGTCGAACGCATCTCGCCCGAGGCCCCGGTGCCCGTCGTGCGCGTCAACCGCGAGGAGGAGCGCCTCGGCGGCGCGGCCAACGTCGCGCTCAACACGAAGACCGTGGGCGCGCAGGCCACGCTGCTGACCGTGGTGGGCGACGACGAACCGGCCCGCAAGCTGCAGCAGCTGCTCGAGAAGGAAGGCGTGTCCACCCTCCTCGGCCACGACCCGCAGCTCTACACCATCGTGAAGCTGCGCGTGATCGGCCGCGCGCAACAGCTCATCCGCATCGACTTCGAGAACGCCCCCGACCACGAGGTGCTGCACGGCATGCTCGCCGACTTCGAGCGCGTGCTGCCCGGGTACGACGCCGTGCTGTTCTCCGACTACGGCAAGGGCGGCCTCACCCACATCCCGCGCATGATCGAGCTGGCCCGCGCGGCCGGCAAACCCGTGCTGGTCGACCCGAAGGGCAGCGACTACACGCGTTACGCCGGCGCCACCGCCATCACGCCGAACCGGGCCGAACTGGCCCAGGTGATCGGCACGTGGCGCAACGAAGCCGACCTGCACGAGCGCGCCGAGAAGCTGCGCGTCGAACTGGGCCTCGAGGGCCTCGTGCTCACGCGGTCGGAGGAAGGCATGTCGCTCTTCGATGCCGCAGGCCACACCCAGGTGCCGGCCCAGGCACGCGAGGTGTTCGACGTCACCGGCGCCGGCGACACCGTGATCGCCACCCTCGCCGTGATGCTGGCCGCCGGCCTGCCGCTGCGCGAGGCCATGCCCATCGCCAACCGCGCCGGCAGCATCGTGGTGGGCAAGTTCGGCACGGCGTCCGTGTCGTACGACGAACTGTTCCCGGGAGCTTCAGCATGA
- a CDS encoding LapA family protein has protein sequence MRILVWLIRAALFFTLFAFALNNQHEAGIRWFFSHEWRAPMVFIVLAAFTLGCLVGGLAMAPSWWRHRRVAKRHQAAVEAEDDLTRAAAPADIPPPLDTDPPRHGV, from the coding sequence ATGCGAATTCTTGTCTGGCTCATTCGAGCCGCCCTCTTCTTCACGCTGTTCGCGTTCGCGCTGAACAACCAGCACGAAGCCGGCATCCGCTGGTTCTTCAGCCATGAGTGGCGCGCGCCGATGGTGTTCATCGTGCTCGCGGCGTTCACGCTCGGCTGCCTCGTGGGCGGCCTCGCGATGGCGCCCAGCTGGTGGCGCCACCGGCGCGTGGCCAAGCGTCACCAGGCCGCCGTCGAGGCCGAGGACGACCTGACGCGGGCCGCCGCTCCCGCCGACATCCCGCCACCGCTCGACACCGATCCCCCACGCCATGGCGTTTGA
- a CDS encoding ComEA family DNA-binding protein, giving the protein MLKKLLWMFAVVLATTAPIGAHAAVDVNKADQATLETVKGIGPGVSTRILDERKKAPFKDWGDLVDRVKGVGEGNAARFSKEGLTVNGSTFTPSENAGKADKKGKYGKAADKGGDKKETKS; this is encoded by the coding sequence ATGCTGAAGAAACTGCTGTGGATGTTCGCCGTGGTCCTGGCCACCACCGCCCCCATCGGCGCCCATGCCGCCGTCGACGTCAACAAGGCCGACCAGGCCACGCTCGAGACCGTGAAGGGCATCGGCCCCGGCGTCTCCACCCGCATCCTCGACGAGCGCAAGAAGGCCCCCTTCAAGGACTGGGGCGACCTGGTCGACCGCGTGAAGGGCGTCGGCGAAGGCAACGCCGCCCGCTTCTCGAAGGAAGGCCTCACCGTCAACGGCAGCACCTTCACGCCGTCCGAGAACGCGGGCAAGGCCGACAAGAAGGGCAAGTACGGCAAGGCGGCCGACAAGGGCGGGGACAAGAAGGAGACGAAGTCCTGA
- the rpsA gene encoding 30S ribosomal protein S1, giving the protein MPQTQNAAAEGMESFAALFEESLNKSEMRTGEVITAEVVRVEHNFVVVNAGLKSEAYVPIEEFKNDQGELEVQVGDFVSVAIDAVENGYGDTILSRDKAKRLASWLSLENSLESGEFVSGTVNGKVKGGLTVLVNGIRAFLPGSLLDTRPVKDMSPFEGKTMEFKVIKLDRKRNNVVLSRRAVVEASMGEERSKLLSTLSEGAIVNGVVKNITEYGAFVDLGGIDGLLHITDMAWRRVRHPSEVVQVGQELQAKVLKFDAEKNRVSLGIKQLGDDPWHGVSRRYPNSTRLFGKITNIADYGAFVEIEPGIEGLVHVSEMDWTNKNVAPNKIVSLGDEVEVMVLEIDEDKRRISLGMKQCKTNPWEEFSGTVQRGDRVKGPVKSITDFGVFVGLSAGIDGLVHLSDLSWHEPGETAVRNYKKGQEVEAVVLAVDVERERISLGIKQLDSDPFTSYTSVNDRGQTVTGKVKTVDARGAEIELNADVTGYLRASEISRDRVEDARNVLKEGDEVNAMIINVDRKTRSIQLSIKAKDNVDQQEAMQRLSATSERENAGTTSLGALLRAKLDNQNNG; this is encoded by the coding sequence ATGCCCCAAACCCAAAACGCCGCCGCCGAAGGAATGGAATCCTTTGCCGCCCTGTTCGAAGAATCTCTGAACAAGTCGGAGATGCGCACCGGTGAAGTCATCACCGCGGAAGTCGTCCGAGTCGAACACAACTTCGTCGTCGTGAACGCAGGCCTCAAGTCCGAAGCCTACGTGCCCATCGAAGAATTCAAGAACGACCAAGGCGAGCTCGAAGTCCAGGTCGGTGACTTCGTCTCCGTCGCCATCGATGCCGTCGAGAACGGCTACGGCGACACCATCCTGTCGCGCGACAAGGCCAAGCGCCTCGCCTCGTGGCTGTCGCTCGAGAACTCGCTGGAATCCGGCGAATTCGTCAGCGGCACGGTCAACGGCAAGGTCAAGGGTGGCCTGACGGTCCTCGTGAACGGCATCCGCGCCTTCCTCCCCGGTTCCCTGCTCGACACGCGCCCTGTCAAGGACATGAGCCCGTTCGAAGGCAAGACCATGGAGTTCAAGGTCATCAAGCTCGACCGCAAGCGCAACAACGTCGTGCTGTCGCGCCGTGCCGTGGTCGAAGCCTCGATGGGCGAAGAGCGCAGCAAGCTGCTGAGCACCCTGTCCGAAGGCGCCATCGTCAACGGCGTGGTCAAGAACATCACCGAATACGGTGCGTTCGTGGACCTCGGCGGCATCGACGGCCTGCTGCACATCACCGACATGGCCTGGCGCCGTGTCCGCCACCCGAGCGAAGTCGTTCAGGTCGGTCAAGAGCTGCAAGCCAAGGTCCTCAAGTTCGACGCCGAGAAGAACCGCGTCTCGCTGGGCATCAAGCAGCTGGGTGACGATCCGTGGCACGGTGTGTCGCGCCGCTACCCGAACAGCACCCGCCTGTTCGGCAAGATCACGAACATCGCCGACTACGGCGCGTTCGTCGAGATCGAGCCGGGCATCGAAGGCCTGGTGCACGTCTCGGAAATGGACTGGACGAACAAGAACGTCGCTCCGAACAAGATCGTGTCCCTGGGCGACGAAGTCGAAGTCATGGTCCTCGAGATCGACGAAGACAAGCGCCGCATCAGCCTCGGCATGAAGCAGTGCAAGACCAACCCGTGGGAAGAATTCTCGGGCACGGTCCAGCGCGGCGATCGCGTCAAGGGCCCGGTCAAGTCCATCACCGACTTCGGCGTGTTCGTCGGCCTGTCGGCTGGCATCGACGGCCTGGTGCACCTGTCCGACCTGTCGTGGCACGAGCCGGGCGAAACGGCCGTTCGCAACTACAAGAAGGGCCAGGAAGTCGAAGCCGTGGTTCTGGCCGTCGACGTCGAGCGCGAGCGCATCTCGCTGGGCATCAAGCAGCTGGACTCCGATCCGTTCACGTCCTACACCTCGGTCAACGACCGTGGCCAGACCGTGACCGGCAAGGTCAAGACCGTGGACGCCCGTGGCGCCGAGATCGAGCTGAACGCCGACGTGACGGGTTACCTCCGCGCCTCGGAAATCAGCCGTGACCGCGTCGAAGACGCCCGCAACGTGCTGAAGGAAGGCGACGAAGTCAACGCCATGATCATCAACGTCGACCGCAAGACGCGTTCGATCCAGCTGTCGATCAAGGCCAAGGACAACGTCGACCAGCAGGAAGCCATGCAGCGCCTGTCGGCCACCAGCGAACGTGAGAACGCCGGTACCACGAGCCTCGGCGCGCTGCTGCGTGCCAAGCTCGACAACCAGAACAACGGCTGA
- a CDS encoding bifunctional 3-phosphoshikimate 1-carboxyvinyltransferase/cytidylate kinase, whose amino-acid sequence MFSIPFLTVPPLRAARGTVRLPGSKSISNRVLLLAGLSEGTTVVRDLLDSDDTRVMLDALRALGCGVAAQGPDWHITGLGGQLSTKTADLFLGNAGTAMRPLTAALAVLAATQQGTFELKGIPRMHERPIGDLVDALRQLGCPIDYLGNEGYPPLRLRPGSAPLDTSAPIRVRGDVSSQFLTALLLGLPLVSDAGPVTIEVEGELTSKPYIEITLNLLARFGILVRRDGWARFTIPQGSRYRSPGDIHVEGDASSASYFVALGAIAAHGGRAVRIEGVGDDSIQGDIRFVDAARAMGADVTSGPGWLEVRRGAWPLKAIDLDCNHIPDAAMTLAVMALFAEGTTRLTNIASWRVKETDRIAAMATELRKLGARVVEGADFIEVAAPERWSAASIHTYDDHRIAMCFSLAAFNPLARPAGHVPVRILDPRCVGKTFPDYFEALFDVVEADSADVPVLTIDGPTASGKGTLASAVAIALGYHFLDSGALYRATALAAMQAGVTDTDEAGLARVAAGLQLKFTGHQIWLAGVEVSDDLRQEHVGAMASRVSTFPSVRDALKALQLSHRRVPGLVADGRDMGTVIFPGADLKVFVTASAAVRAERRHKQLISKGIPANIDSLRADLEARDLRDQSRTVAPLKPAEDAKLFDNSQLTVDQCVAQVLEWWEAKQAF is encoded by the coding sequence ATGTTCTCGATCCCCTTCCTGACCGTCCCCCCGCTGCGCGCCGCCCGGGGCACGGTCCGCCTGCCCGGCTCCAAGAGCATCTCGAACCGCGTGCTGCTGCTCGCGGGGCTGAGCGAGGGCACGACCGTCGTGCGCGACCTGCTCGACTCCGACGACACCCGCGTGATGCTCGACGCGCTGCGGGCGCTGGGCTGCGGCGTCGCGGCCCAGGGACCCGACTGGCACATCACGGGCCTCGGTGGCCAGCTGTCCACGAAGACCGCCGACCTGTTCCTCGGCAACGCCGGCACCGCGATGCGGCCGCTCACCGCGGCGCTGGCCGTGCTGGCCGCCACGCAGCAGGGCACGTTCGAGCTGAAGGGCATCCCGCGCATGCACGAGCGCCCCATCGGCGACCTCGTCGATGCGCTGCGCCAGCTCGGCTGCCCCATCGACTACCTGGGCAACGAGGGCTACCCGCCGCTGCGCCTGCGCCCGGGTTCGGCCCCGCTCGACACGTCCGCCCCCATCCGCGTGCGCGGCGACGTCTCCAGCCAGTTCCTCACCGCGCTGCTGCTGGGCCTGCCGCTCGTCTCCGACGCCGGCCCCGTGACCATCGAGGTCGAGGGCGAACTGACGTCCAAGCCCTACATCGAGATCACGCTGAACCTGCTGGCCCGCTTCGGCATCCTGGTGCGGCGCGACGGCTGGGCCCGTTTCACGATCCCCCAGGGCAGCCGGTACCGCTCGCCCGGCGACATCCACGTGGAAGGCGACGCCTCGTCCGCCTCGTACTTCGTCGCGCTGGGTGCCATCGCGGCCCACGGCGGCCGCGCGGTGCGCATCGAGGGCGTGGGCGACGACTCCATCCAGGGCGACATCCGCTTCGTCGACGCCGCCCGCGCGATGGGCGCCGACGTGACCAGCGGCCCCGGCTGGCTCGAGGTGCGCCGCGGCGCCTGGCCGCTGAAGGCCATCGACCTCGACTGCAACCACATCCCCGACGCCGCGATGACGCTGGCCGTCATGGCGCTGTTCGCCGAAGGCACCACCCGCCTGACCAACATCGCCAGCTGGCGCGTCAAGGAAACCGACCGCATCGCGGCCATGGCCACCGAGCTGCGCAAGCTGGGCGCCCGGGTGGTCGAGGGTGCCGACTTCATCGAGGTGGCCGCACCCGAGCGCTGGTCGGCCGCGTCCATCCACACCTACGACGACCACCGCATCGCGATGTGCTTCTCGCTGGCGGCGTTCAACCCGCTGGCCCGCCCCGCGGGCCACGTGCCGGTGCGCATCCTCGACCCGCGCTGCGTGGGCAAGACCTTCCCGGACTACTTCGAGGCCCTGTTCGACGTGGTCGAGGCTGACTCGGCCGACGTGCCGGTGCTCACCATCGACGGCCCCACCGCCTCCGGCAAGGGCACGCTCGCGAGCGCCGTGGCCATCGCCCTCGGCTACCACTTCCTCGACTCGGGTGCGCTGTACCGCGCCACCGCCCTGGCTGCGATGCAGGCCGGGGTGACCGACACCGACGAGGCGGGCCTCGCCCGCGTGGCCGCCGGCCTGCAGCTGAAGTTCACCGGCCACCAGATCTGGCTGGCGGGCGTGGAAGTGAGCGACGACCTGCGCCAGGAGCACGTGGGCGCCATGGCGTCCCGCGTGTCCACCTTCCCGAGCGTGCGCGACGCCCTCAAGGCGCTGCAGTTGTCCCACCGCCGGGTGCCGGGCCTCGTGGCCGACGGCCGCGACATGGGCACGGTGATCTTCCCCGGCGCCGACCTGAAGGTGTTCGTCACAGCCAGCGCCGCCGTGCGGGCCGAGCGCCGGCATAAGCAATTGATTTCTAAGGGAATTCCGGCTAATATCGACAGTCTGCGTGCCGATCTGGAAGCGCGCGACCTGCGAGACCAGTCCCGCACCGTCGCGCCTCTCAAGCCGGCCGAAGATGCCAAGCTCTTCGACAACTCCCAGCTCACGGTCGACCAATGTGTCGCCCAGGTGCTGGAGTGGTGGGAAGCAAAGCAGGCGTTCTGA
- a CDS encoding patatin-like phospholipase family protein, with translation MPNPDNIKNSGGDEAVTGLILTGGGARAAYQVGVLKAVAQIRRDAAPWRKDNPFPVITGTSAGAINAAALASHCDDFDNAVAQLCNVWENFRAEQVYRSDALGVIRTGARWLTMMSLGWVIARWRRARQRSLLDNAPLEDLLHLLVRVDRLKALMKSGHLQALAVTASSYNSGTHVTFYDSVKDFVPWNRSQRVAVRDTITVPHLLASAAIPFVFPPVQLGFDGGTEYFGDGSMRQSAPISPAVHLGASRILVIGAGRMHEPPGQRKVKGTYPNLAQIAGHALSNIFLDALAVDVERLQRINNTLALLPPEALANTSLRPIDVLVIAPSERLDDLAAKHLDSLPAPVRALLRGVGVSGKGSDARGAALASYLLFESPYTRELVALGVSDTLARRDEVTKFFGWERRAVPRSPVQDSGFYTAELE, from the coding sequence ATGCCGAACCCCGACAACATCAAGAACAGCGGCGGCGACGAGGCCGTGACCGGCCTGATCCTCACCGGCGGTGGGGCCCGCGCGGCCTACCAGGTGGGGGTGCTGAAGGCGGTGGCGCAGATCCGCCGGGACGCCGCGCCGTGGCGCAAGGACAACCCGTTCCCCGTGATCACCGGCACGTCGGCCGGCGCCATCAACGCGGCCGCGCTGGCGTCCCACTGCGACGACTTCGACAACGCCGTGGCCCAGCTCTGCAACGTGTGGGAGAACTTCCGCGCCGAGCAGGTGTACCGCAGCGACGCGCTGGGCGTGATCCGCACGGGCGCGCGCTGGCTCACGATGATGTCGCTCGGCTGGGTCATCGCACGGTGGCGCCGCGCGCGGCAGCGCTCGCTGCTCGACAACGCACCGCTGGAGGACCTGCTGCACCTGCTGGTGCGCGTGGACCGCCTGAAGGCGCTGATGAAGTCGGGCCACCTGCAGGCGTTGGCCGTGACCGCGTCGAGCTACAACTCGGGCACGCACGTGACGTTCTACGATTCGGTGAAGGACTTCGTGCCCTGGAACCGCTCGCAGCGCGTGGCCGTGCGCGACACCATCACCGTGCCGCACCTGCTGGCCTCGGCCGCCATCCCGTTCGTGTTCCCGCCGGTGCAGCTGGGCTTCGACGGCGGCACCGAATACTTCGGCGACGGCTCCATGCGCCAGAGCGCGCCCATCTCGCCGGCCGTGCACCTGGGGGCCAGCCGCATCCTCGTGATCGGTGCCGGCCGCATGCACGAGCCGCCGGGCCAGCGCAAGGTGAAGGGCACGTACCCGAACCTCGCGCAGATCGCCGGCCACGCGCTGTCGAACATCTTCCTGGACGCGCTGGCGGTGGACGTGGAGCGCCTGCAACGCATCAACAACACGCTGGCGCTGCTGCCCCCCGAGGCGCTGGCCAACACCAGCCTGCGGCCCATCGACGTGCTGGTGATCGCGCCGTCGGAACGGCTGGACGACCTGGCCGCCAAGCACCTCGACAGCCTGCCCGCGCCGGTGCGCGCGCTGCTGCGCGGCGTGGGCGTGTCGGGCAAGGGCAGCGACGCCCGGGGCGCGGCGCTCGCCAGCTACCTGCTGTTCGAGTCGCCGTACACCCGCGAGCTGGTGGCCCTGGGCGTGTCCGACACGCTGGCCCGCCGCGACGAGGTCACGAAGTTCTTCGGGTGGGAGCGCCGGGCCGTGCCGCGTTCGCCGGTGCAGGACAGCGGCTTCTACACGGCCGAACTCGAATGA
- a CDS encoding integration host factor subunit beta, with product MTRSDLVTQLAEQFSQLTHRDTEFAVKTILDAMSDALARGHRIEIRGFGSFSINRRPPRMGRNPRSGEQVVIPEKLVPHFKPGKALREAVDAQVPVEGATPAAPSAVPAATPADDVLVISPPKSSIDPQDA from the coding sequence ATGACTCGATCCGACCTCGTGACCCAATTGGCTGAACAATTCAGCCAGCTGACCCATCGCGACACCGAGTTCGCCGTCAAGACCATCCTGGACGCGATGTCCGACGCGCTTGCGCGCGGGCATCGCATCGAGATCCGCGGGTTCGGCAGCTTCTCGATCAACCGCCGACCGCCGCGCATGGGGCGCAATCCCCGTTCCGGCGAGCAGGTGGTGATCCCCGAGAAGCTCGTTCCTCATTTCAAGCCGGGCAAGGCGCTTCGCGAAGCCGTCGATGCCCAGGTGCCGGTGGAAGGTGCAACGCCTGCCGCCCCGAGCGCCGTCCCCGCCGCCACGCCGGCCGACGACGTCCTCGTCATCTCCCCCCCGAAGTCGTCCATCGATCCGCAGGACGCCTGA
- the rfaD gene encoding ADP-glyceromanno-heptose 6-epimerase translates to MKVVVTGAAGMIGSNLVHGLNAIGIDDVIAVDDLTDGPKYRNLLGARLSDYFDRSEFYGRFARGEFGKVDAVLHQGACSDTMEHDGKYMMDTNYRCSKGLLDACQAQSVRLLYASSAATYGGSETFREEPAFEQPLNVYGYSKLLFDNVVRRMLPTATSQVAGFRYFNVYGPREQHKGRMASVAFHHFNQFRDTGKVKLFGEYGGYGPGGHTRDFIHVDDVVAVNLWFLQNPGQSGIFNLGTGRAQPFNDVAVAVVNASRALKGAPALPLADLVSQGFIEYIPFPDALVGKYQSYTQADDTRLRATGCKHAFADVATGAKRYVEWLSQQKA, encoded by the coding sequence ATGAAAGTCGTTGTCACCGGCGCCGCCGGCATGATCGGCAGCAACCTCGTCCACGGCCTGAACGCCATCGGCATCGACGACGTGATCGCCGTCGATGACCTGACGGACGGCCCGAAGTACCGCAACCTGCTGGGCGCGCGCCTCAGCGACTACTTCGACCGCTCGGAGTTCTACGGGCGCTTCGCCCGCGGCGAGTTCGGCAAGGTCGACGCCGTGCTGCACCAGGGCGCCTGCTCCGACACGATGGAGCACGACGGCAAGTACATGATGGACACCAACTACCGGTGCTCCAAGGGCCTGCTCGACGCCTGCCAGGCGCAGAGCGTGCGCCTGCTGTACGCGTCGTCGGCCGCCACCTACGGCGGCAGCGAGACCTTCCGCGAGGAACCCGCCTTCGAGCAGCCGCTCAACGTGTACGGCTACTCGAAGCTGCTGTTCGACAACGTCGTGCGGCGCATGTTGCCCACGGCCACGTCGCAGGTCGCGGGCTTCCGCTACTTCAACGTGTACGGCCCGCGCGAGCAGCACAAGGGCCGCATGGCCTCGGTGGCGTTCCACCACTTCAACCAGTTCCGCGACACCGGCAAGGTCAAGCTGTTCGGTGAGTACGGCGGATACGGCCCGGGCGGCCACACGCGCGACTTCATCCACGTGGACGACGTCGTCGCCGTGAACCTCTGGTTCCTGCAGAACCCTGGCCAGAGCGGCATCTTCAACCTCGGCACGGGCCGCGCCCAACCGTTCAACGACGTGGCCGTGGCCGTGGTCAACGCGTCGCGCGCGCTCAAGGGCGCGCCGGCCCTGCCGCTGGCCGACCTCGTGAGCCAGGGCTTCATCGAGTACATCCCGTTCCCGGACGCGCTCGTGGGCAAGTACCAGTCGTACACGCAGGCCGACGACACGCGCCTGCGCGCCACCGGCTGCAAGCACGCGTTCGCCGACGTCGCGACGGGTGCGAAGCGCTACGTGGAGTGGCTGAGCCAGCAGAAGGCCTGA
- the lapB gene encoding lipopolysaccharide assembly protein LapB, with translation MAFDLQWILLGLPFAFALGWLASRLDLRQWKREQHESPKAYFKGLNLLLNEQQDKAIDAFIEAVQHDPDTTELHFALGNLFRRRGEYERAVRVHEHLLGRADLAQADRDRAQYALAQDFMKAGLFDRAEQAYQALDGSAFDTEARLALLTLHERSRAWRAAVEVAQKLERSGTGSFSNRIAHYWCELALEADAGQHAEDGDTALRHARLAAPHLARPLALTGQRAAKRGDHAAALSAWSELLVVQPMAFNLVARDYATSAIAAGQQAQALERLRELYGRAPTMDLLAAISMLDPAPEAQRGRLFRHLQEQPTLSAAQALLRQTTTESTPLTAPETQSVTDAVGRAAKPLQRYRCAACGFEAQHYFWQCPGCLSWDSYPPQRLEDL, from the coding sequence ATGGCGTTTGACCTCCAGTGGATTCTCCTCGGCCTGCCCTTCGCGTTCGCGCTCGGCTGGCTGGCCTCCCGCCTCGACCTGCGCCAGTGGAAACGCGAGCAGCATGAATCGCCGAAGGCCTATTTCAAGGGCCTGAACCTGCTGCTCAACGAACAGCAGGACAAAGCCATCGACGCGTTCATCGAGGCCGTCCAGCACGACCCCGACACCACCGAGCTGCACTTCGCCCTCGGCAACCTGTTCCGCCGCCGCGGCGAGTACGAGCGCGCGGTGCGGGTGCACGAGCACCTGCTGGGCCGTGCCGACCTCGCCCAGGCCGACCGCGACCGCGCCCAGTACGCGCTCGCCCAGGACTTCATGAAGGCGGGCCTGTTCGACCGCGCCGAGCAGGCCTACCAGGCGCTCGACGGCAGTGCCTTCGACACCGAGGCGCGCCTCGCGCTGCTCACGCTGCACGAGCGTTCGCGCGCGTGGCGGGCCGCCGTCGAGGTGGCCCAGAAGCTCGAGCGCAGCGGCACCGGGTCGTTCTCGAACCGCATCGCGCACTACTGGTGCGAACTGGCGCTGGAGGCCGACGCCGGCCAGCACGCCGAGGACGGCGACACCGCGCTGCGCCACGCCCGCCTGGCCGCCCCCCACCTCGCCCGACCGCTCGCCCTGACCGGCCAGCGCGCCGCCAAGCGCGGCGACCACGCGGCGGCGCTGTCGGCCTGGTCCGAACTGCTGGTGGTGCAGCCCATGGCGTTCAACCTCGTCGCCCGCGACTACGCCACGAGCGCCATCGCCGCCGGCCAGCAGGCCCAGGCCCTCGAGCGCCTGCGCGAGCTGTACGGCCGCGCGCCCACGATGGACCTGCTGGCCGCCATCTCGATGCTCGACCCCGCCCCGGAAGCGCAGCGCGGCCGCCTGTTCCGCCACCTGCAGGAACAGCCCACGCTGTCCGCGGCCCAGGCGCTGCTGCGCCAGACCACCACCGAATCGACCCCGCTGACGGCCCCGGAAACCCAGAGCGTCACCGATGCCGTGGGCCGGGCCGCCAAGCCCCTGCAGCGCTACCGCTGTGCCGCCTGCGGCTTCGAGGCCCAGCACTACTTCTGGCAATGCCCCGGCTGCCTGAGCTGGGACAGCTACCCGCCGCAGCGGCTGGAGGACCTCTGA